In a single window of the Aridibaculum aurantiacum genome:
- a CDS encoding PQQ-dependent sugar dehydrogenase gives MSRIAATICIIATLGIGTSFLFSHTKKFDAQEIVQDSSRAEKNYANFCAGCHGEKMDAFVDRRWKHGNTDKDLFKAIKHGYPDEGMPAFEKAFTDKEINELVEFMQKGIENIKRYEFSEPNKSNVYKHESLSIKLDTVLTGVDVPWGMAFLPNDDILVTERGGKLYRVSKSKKAVTIGGVPEVVAEGQGGLMDIILHPNFKKNNVVYLSYSKGKKTDKGVLATTAITRAVLKGNELVDHKEVFEAQPYSRTRHHYGCRLEWSKDGNLFITVGERGNEKENPQDLSRDLGKVHRIKEDGSIPADNPFVNTPGARPSIYSYGHRNPQGMAIHPKTGEIWTNEHGPRGGDEINILKPATNYGWAVTSYGINYNGQVMTKLTTKEGVSDPLLYWIPSIAPSGMAWVTGKRYKEWKNGLLVGSLRFKYLNLCTVENNKVIKQEILLKNIGRLRDVRMAPNGYIYVAVEKPTAAIFRLLPVKG, from the coding sequence ATGTCCCGAATTGCAGCAACGATCTGTATTATAGCTACGTTAGGAATTGGCACCAGCTTTCTTTTTTCTCATACCAAAAAATTTGATGCGCAGGAGATTGTCCAAGACAGCTCAAGAGCAGAAAAGAATTATGCGAACTTCTGTGCAGGTTGTCATGGAGAGAAAATGGATGCCTTTGTTGACAGGAGATGGAAACACGGCAATACCGACAAAGATCTTTTCAAGGCAATAAAACATGGTTATCCTGATGAAGGGATGCCGGCTTTTGAAAAAGCTTTTACTGATAAAGAGATCAACGAGTTGGTCGAGTTCATGCAAAAAGGTATAGAGAACATTAAACGTTATGAATTCTCTGAGCCTAATAAATCCAATGTTTACAAACATGAATCATTATCTATAAAACTGGATACGGTTCTGACTGGTGTAGATGTGCCATGGGGTATGGCTTTTCTTCCCAACGATGATATACTGGTTACAGAACGTGGCGGCAAGCTTTACCGAGTTTCAAAATCGAAGAAAGCTGTAACCATTGGTGGTGTACCAGAGGTGGTTGCAGAAGGACAAGGCGGATTAATGGACATCATACTGCATCCAAACTTTAAAAAGAACAATGTTGTATACCTCTCCTATTCTAAAGGGAAGAAAACGGATAAAGGTGTATTGGCAACCACGGCTATCACAAGAGCAGTGCTAAAGGGAAATGAATTAGTAGATCATAAAGAGGTATTTGAAGCGCAGCCCTACTCCCGGACAAGACATCACTATGGGTGCAGGTTAGAATGGAGTAAAGATGGCAACTTATTCATCACTGTTGGAGAACGCGGAAACGAAAAGGAAAACCCGCAAGACCTGTCAAGGGATCTTGGCAAGGTGCACAGGATAAAAGAAGATGGTTCTATTCCTGCAGATAATCCTTTTGTAAATACACCAGGAGCCAGGCCTTCTATTTACTCTTACGGTCATCGCAACCCGCAGGGTATGGCTATACATCCTAAAACTGGGGAAATATGGACCAACGAGCACGGCCCACGCGGCGGCGATGAGATCAACATCCTGAAGCCAGCTACCAACTATGGATGGGCAGTTACTTCGTATGGCATTAACTACAATGGCCAGGTTATGACCAAGCTTACCACTAAAGAAGGCGTATCTGACCCGCTACTGTATTGGATACCTTCTATAGCTCCATCTGGAATGGCGTGGGTAACAGGTAAACGCTATAAAGAATGGAAGAACGGTTTGTTGGTAGGTTCACTCAGGTTTAAATATTTAAACCTGTGCACTGTTGAAAATAATAAAGTGATAAAGCAGGAGATTCTCCTAAAGAATATTGGCCGTTTAAGAGATGTACGAATGGCCCCAAATGGATACATCTATGTAGCAGTTGAAAAACCAACGGCAGCAATTTTTAGGCTGTTGCCCGTAAAAGGATAA
- a CDS encoding peptide-methionine (R)-S-oxide reductase, translated as MFHLIIDIDENKDAAGVYGCSNCGATLFTAKSRFNAGCGFPSFYQHIEDHVVFKPLDTYGRHRIQLLCRSCGQHLGHLFKHASTPTKVRYCINEKTISYLNN; from the coding sequence ATGTTTCACCTGATCATTGATATTGATGAAAATAAAGATGCTGCAGGAGTATATGGATGTTCCAATTGTGGGGCAACATTGTTTACCGCAAAAAGCCGCTTCAATGCAGGTTGCGGTTTCCCCAGTTTCTACCAGCATATAGAGGATCATGTTGTATTTAAGCCTTTAGATACCTATGGCAGGCACAGGATCCAGTTGCTGTGCAGGAGCTGTGGGCAGCACCTTGGTCATCTTTTCAAACATGCTTCCACACCTACCAAAGTTCGATATTGTATAAACGAAAAAACCATCAGCTATTTGAATAACTGA
- a CDS encoding zinc-dependent alcohol dehydrogenase produces MKAAVFHKPKDISVDNVPDPEIKQPGDAIIRVTATAICGSDLHIYNGMFPQPTDLVLGHEFMGIVEDVGTGVSKLKKGDRVVVPFPIACGGCYFCQNHWPTHCENSNEKNYGPEGGLMTDKGAGLFGYTDLYGGYDGGQAEYVRVPYADFGPRKVSDSLTDEQVLFLTDIFPTGYMAVEWGEIKGGETVAVFGCGPVGLMAIKAAWLKGASRVIALDIEDYRLQVAASVCSAEIINIKDNDGWLEEIRQATNGRGVDVAIDAVGMEADRNFLDRVASVIRLEKGTINALRMCLSAVRRGGVVSVVGVYGYPYDNFPWHQIFEKGLTIRAGQAPVHRVIDELVSWVEEGKVKLDDIISHRMPLSEAAHAYDIFNEKKDNCVKVVLKP; encoded by the coding sequence ATGAAAGCAGCTGTATTTCACAAACCAAAAGACATCAGTGTAGATAATGTACCCGATCCCGAGATAAAACAACCCGGTGATGCTATCATTCGTGTTACGGCTACGGCTATTTGCGGATCTGATCTTCATATATACAATGGCATGTTTCCTCAGCCTACCGACCTTGTACTTGGCCATGAGTTCATGGGCATAGTAGAAGATGTTGGTACAGGCGTATCCAAACTGAAGAAAGGAGATCGTGTGGTTGTGCCATTCCCCATAGCATGTGGTGGTTGCTATTTCTGCCAAAACCACTGGCCTACGCATTGCGAAAACAGCAACGAAAAAAATTATGGCCCTGAAGGTGGATTGATGACAGATAAAGGAGCCGGTTTGTTTGGATATACAGATCTATACGGTGGTTACGATGGAGGACAAGCCGAATATGTGCGTGTGCCATATGCTGATTTTGGTCCGCGCAAAGTTTCAGACTCGCTTACTGATGAACAGGTGTTGTTCTTAACCGACATCTTCCCTACTGGTTATATGGCTGTAGAATGGGGTGAAATAAAAGGTGGTGAAACAGTAGCTGTATTTGGCTGCGGGCCTGTGGGATTGATGGCAATAAAAGCGGCATGGTTAAAAGGTGCATCACGTGTAATAGCATTGGATATAGAAGACTACAGGCTCCAGGTAGCAGCATCTGTTTGCAGTGCAGAGATCATAAACATAAAAGATAATGATGGCTGGCTGGAAGAAATACGACAGGCTACCAATGGCCGCGGTGTAGATGTAGCTATAGACGCTGTAGGCATGGAAGCTGATCGTAATTTTCTTGACCGTGTAGCTTCTGTTATACGTTTAGAAAAAGGAACCATCAATGCATTGCGGATGTGTTTATCAGCCGTGCGTCGCGGTGGTGTGGTATCAGTTGTGGGTGTTTATGGTTATCCTTATGACAACTTCCCCTGGCACCAGATATTTGAAAAAGGACTAACCATACGTGCTGGCCAGGCGCCCGTTCATCGTGTGATAGACGAATTAGTTTCATGGGTAGAAGAAGGAAAAGTAAAGCTGGATGATATCATCAGTCACCGCATGCCACTGAGCGAAGCTGCACATGCTTATGATATTTTCAACGAGAAAAAAGACAACTGCGTGAAGGTGGTGCTGAAACCGTAA
- a CDS encoding response regulator — protein sequence MKNKHLVLYADDDVDDLTLITEVFANHPKVELLTFSNGLEVLSFLQGLPEDVAKPCLIILDINMPILDGKDTLVSIRKNPAFVKVPILLFTTSNQPREKQFAYEYNAGFITKPINVTQLENIAEIFIDHCTEEVKSSIRSFHSK from the coding sequence ATGAAAAACAAGCATCTTGTATTGTATGCAGATGATGATGTAGATGATCTTACGTTGATAACAGAAGTATTTGCCAATCACCCCAAAGTAGAGCTCCTAACTTTTTCTAACGGATTAGAAGTATTAAGTTTTTTACAAGGCCTGCCTGAAGATGTAGCCAAACCTTGCTTGATTATTTTAGATATCAATATGCCAATTCTTGATGGTAAGGATACGCTAGTGAGCATAAGAAAGAATCCAGCCTTTGTAAAAGTGCCTATTCTTCTGTTCACTACTTCTAACCAACCAAGGGAGAAGCAATTTGCTTATGAATACAATGCAGGGTTCATTACCAAGCCAATTAATGTAACACAGCTGGAAAATATTGCTGAAATTTTCATTGACCATTGCACCGAAGAAGTAAAAAGTAGCATACGAAGCTTTCATTCTAAATAA
- the ychF gene encoding redox-regulated ATPase YchF, translating to MGLQAGIVGLPNVGKSTLFNALSNAKAVAANFPFCTIEPNIGVITVPDERLITLEKLVNPQRVVPATVEIVDIAGLVKGASKGEGLGNQFLGNIRSTDAIIHVLRCFEDDNVIHVDGNVNPVRDKEIIDTELQLKDLETIDKKIAKNEKLSKQGDKEMLRGLELVKQLKAYMEQGKNARGFEVSPEDKEKHFGDLFLLTSKPVIYVCNVDEKSVVSGNKHTEAVKEAVKGEEAEILLVSAAIESEIAVMESYEDRQLFLEDMGLSESGVARLIKSTYRLLNLATYFTAGVQEVRAWTITKGMLAPQAAGVIHTDFEKGFIRAEVIKYDDFVKYGSEAACRDNGKLAVQGKEYLVEDGDIMHFRFNV from the coding sequence ATGGGTTTACAAGCCGGGATAGTGGGATTACCTAATGTTGGTAAATCAACACTCTTCAACGCATTGAGCAATGCAAAAGCAGTTGCTGCAAATTTTCCTTTTTGTACAATAGAACCAAACATAGGTGTTATCACTGTACCCGATGAGCGCCTGATAACGCTTGAAAAACTGGTAAACCCACAGCGCGTGGTGCCCGCTACTGTAGAAATAGTAGACATAGCAGGACTGGTAAAAGGTGCAAGCAAAGGCGAAGGATTAGGTAACCAATTTTTGGGAAACATCAGAAGCACCGATGCTATCATTCACGTACTGCGTTGCTTTGAAGATGACAACGTGATACATGTGGATGGTAATGTAAATCCTGTAAGAGATAAAGAGATTATTGATACCGAACTGCAGCTGAAAGACCTGGAGACAATTGATAAAAAGATTGCTAAGAACGAAAAGCTATCGAAGCAGGGTGATAAAGAAATGTTGCGTGGCCTGGAGCTGGTAAAACAACTGAAGGCATACATGGAGCAAGGTAAAAATGCCCGTGGTTTTGAAGTATCACCAGAAGATAAAGAGAAGCATTTTGGCGACCTGTTTTTACTTACCAGCAAGCCTGTGATATATGTATGTAACGTAGATGAGAAAAGCGTTGTTTCAGGAAACAAACATACAGAAGCTGTAAAAGAAGCTGTTAAAGGTGAAGAAGCAGAAATTTTACTGGTAAGTGCAGCTATAGAAAGTGAGATAGCAGTAATGGAGAGCTACGAAGACAGGCAGTTGTTTTTAGAAGATATGGGCTTGAGTGAAAGTGGTGTGGCTCGTTTAATCAAATCAACTTACCGCCTGCTAAACCTTGCTACCTATTTTACTGCAGGTGTGCAGGAAGTAAGAGCTTGGACCATTACCAAAGGTATGCTTGCACCGCAGGCTGCAGGTGTTATTCATACTGATTTTGAAAAAGGTTTCATTCGTGCGGAAGTTATCAAGTACGATGACTTTGTAAAATATGGTTCTGAAGCTGCTTGTCGCGATAATGGTAAGCTTGCTGTTCAAGGGAAAGAATACCTGGTAGAAGATGGAGACATCATGCACTTCCGCTTCAATGTATAA
- a CDS encoding MFS transporter encodes MDKSPGIKQNLPQFLLLLCVTAFVGGMVGMERSLLPKLATTEFGIESKTAIFSFIVAFGISKAISNYMAGRLSNQYGRRRLLIFGWLFALPVPWILMYAPNWNWIIFANVLLGINQGIAWSSTLVMKIDLAEDKNRGLAVGLNEFIGYLAVGLTTFLVAYIAANYGLRPYPFYTGVGFSILGILLSIFAIKDTRPFMQSAAALPGPLIPLNHVFKETIFFNRNLSSVVQGGLVNNLNDGMVWGLYPLILTAKGFSLTEIGVITAIYPACWGMGQLFSGKISDLIGRKPLLYWGMFLQAATLLMFLQANTYQHFVALSIVLGIGKAMVYPTFIAAIADNTHPVQRAETVGIYRFFRDCGYAIGAVLTGVISDLLGVPVAVTLVGVLTLLSGFVIKFRMTAK; translated from the coding sequence ATGGACAAATCACCGGGGATCAAACAAAACCTTCCGCAGTTTCTTTTGCTGTTATGCGTTACTGCATTTGTTGGAGGCATGGTAGGCATGGAAAGGTCGTTATTGCCAAAGCTGGCCACCACCGAGTTTGGTATAGAGTCGAAAACGGCAATATTCTCTTTCATTGTAGCATTTGGAATAAGTAAGGCCATTTCAAATTACATGGCGGGCAGGTTGAGTAACCAGTATGGCCGCCGCCGGTTGCTGATCTTTGGATGGTTGTTCGCTTTGCCGGTTCCGTGGATCCTGATGTATGCACCTAACTGGAACTGGATAATTTTCGCCAACGTCCTGCTTGGCATCAACCAGGGGATCGCCTGGTCGAGCACGCTGGTCATGAAAATTGATCTTGCTGAAGATAAAAATCGCGGACTTGCAGTTGGATTAAATGAATTCATTGGTTACCTGGCTGTAGGACTTACTACTTTTCTTGTTGCCTACATAGCTGCCAATTATGGGCTGCGGCCATACCCGTTTTATACAGGTGTCGGTTTTTCTATTCTCGGAATTTTGCTTTCCATCTTTGCCATAAAAGATACGCGACCATTTATGCAGTCGGCCGCGGCTTTACCGGGTCCACTCATTCCGCTGAACCACGTTTTCAAAGAAACCATCTTTTTCAACCGGAACTTGAGTTCGGTGGTACAAGGAGGATTGGTAAATAACCTGAACGATGGAATGGTATGGGGACTTTACCCGCTCATTCTTACCGCCAAAGGTTTTTCACTTACCGAGATCGGGGTTATTACAGCTATTTACCCGGCCTGCTGGGGTATGGGCCAATTATTTTCCGGCAAGATTTCAGATCTCATAGGACGAAAGCCGTTATTGTATTGGGGTATGTTTTTGCAGGCGGCTACTCTTTTAATGTTTTTACAAGCTAATACTTACCAGCATTTTGTAGCGCTTTCGATTGTTTTAGGTATTGGTAAAGCGATGGTATATCCCACATTCATTGCAGCCATAGCCGATAATACACACCCTGTACAGCGCGCTGAAACTGTAGGTATTTACCGTTTTTTCCGCGATTGCGGGTATGCTATAGGTGCTGTATTAACAGGAGTTATATCCGATCTTTTAGGTGTGCCTGTTGCCGTTACGCTTGTGGGTGTTCTCACGTTGCTTTCTGGTTTTGTTATCAAGTTTAGGATGACAGCAAAATAA
- a CDS encoding DEAD/DEAH box helicase, whose protein sequence is MIEPILSALKTEGYTHPTPIQQQAIPYVLNRQDLLGCAQTGTGKTAAFAIPVLQILHQQKSANRGSRAIKALILTPTRELAIQIDESFAAYGRNTGISHLVVFGGVSQVHQVNALRNGVDVLIATPGRLLDLVTQGYINLSQIDIFVLDEADRMLDMGFIHDVKKTIAKLPAKRQTLFFSATMPPEIATLASTILHNPARVEVTPVSSTAEKVEQAVYHVDKGSKKDLLLHLLKDESIVSALVFTRTKHGADKVVKDLRRANIEAEAIHGNKSQNARQRALTLFKGGQLRVLVATDIAARGIDVDDLSHVINYELPNVPETYVHRIGRTGRAGASGIALSFCDAEERAYLRDIQKVIARTIPVIEDQPFHLQLRPQGHSQQNMQRPAQRPNQRNNFRRDDRRTSTMRPQHA, encoded by the coding sequence TTGATCGAGCCCATATTAAGTGCGCTCAAAACCGAAGGATATACACATCCTACTCCTATACAACAACAAGCTATTCCATATGTGCTCAACAGGCAGGACCTTTTAGGTTGCGCTCAAACAGGCACGGGTAAAACAGCAGCATTTGCTATTCCTGTTTTACAAATTTTGCATCAGCAAAAAAGTGCAAACCGTGGATCACGTGCAATTAAAGCACTTATTCTTACGCCAACCCGCGAACTGGCTATACAGATAGATGAAAGTTTTGCTGCTTATGGCAGAAACACCGGCATCAGCCATTTGGTGGTCTTTGGTGGCGTTTCACAAGTACACCAGGTAAATGCTTTACGGAATGGTGTTGATGTACTGATAGCTACCCCTGGCAGATTACTTGACCTGGTAACGCAAGGATATATCAACCTTTCACAGATAGATATATTTGTTTTAGATGAAGCAGACAGAATGCTTGACATGGGCTTTATACACGATGTAAAAAAGACCATTGCAAAACTACCTGCCAAGCGTCAAACATTATTCTTCTCTGCTACTATGCCACCAGAAATTGCAACACTTGCAAGCACTATACTTCATAATCCTGCGCGTGTAGAGGTTACACCAGTATCGTCTACTGCTGAAAAAGTAGAACAGGCTGTATACCATGTAGACAAAGGAAGTAAGAAAGATCTGCTTTTGCATCTTCTAAAAGATGAGAGCATCGTTTCTGCACTTGTGTTTACACGTACAAAGCATGGTGCCGATAAAGTAGTTAAAGATCTTAGACGTGCTAACATAGAAGCAGAAGCTATCCATGGCAACAAGTCCCAGAATGCAAGACAGCGTGCACTTACACTTTTCAAGGGTGGACAATTGCGTGTATTGGTTGCTACTGACATTGCTGCCAGAGGAATAGATGTGGATGATCTGTCACACGTGATCAATTATGAATTACCTAACGTACCTGAAACTTATGTTCACCGCATTGGCAGAACCGGCCGTGCTGGTGCCAGCGGTATAGCTTTATCTTTTTGCGATGCAGAAGAAAGAGCTTACCTGCGCGACATCCAGAAGGTGATCGCAAGGACAATTCCTGTGATTGAAGATCAACCTTTTCACCTGCAGTTAAGACCACAGGGACATAGCCAGCAAAATATGCAGCGCCCTGCACAGCGTCCTAACCAGAGAAACAATTTTAGAAGAGACGACCGCCGTACCTCAACCATGAGACCGCAGCACGCGTAA
- a CDS encoding nucleoside recognition domain-containing protein: protein MALNYVWLFFFLISFVVALVKLFLPASMGGDIQIFSKLLTGVFDSAKTGFDISIGLVGMMTLWLGIMKIGERAGMIDIFARAVQPFFKVLFPGVPKDHPANGSVMMNFSANMLGLDNAATPLGLKAMKELQEINPTKDTASNAQVMFLVLNTAGITIIPTSVIAIRQSMAIEQGLQGFNAADIFLPTLIVTFISFVAGMALVAFYQRINLFKLPVLVFLLGFGGLMVGAYTWLKQFPPEQMAIYIGMLGSLIIFSIIISFLVLGMVKRVNVYDAFIEGAKEGFGVAITIIPYLVAILVAISAFRTTGCMDYLVLGIGNLVAAVGLNTDFVPALPVGFMKPLSGGGARGLMVDVMKTYGVDSFQGKLAAIIQGSTETTFYVLAVYFGSVNIKKARHALVCGLFADFVALVVAIIIAYMFFK from the coding sequence ATGGCTCTAAACTATGTCTGGCTTTTCTTCTTCTTAATTTCATTTGTGGTGGCTTTGGTTAAGCTGTTCTTGCCGGCTTCCATGGGTGGCGATATCCAGATTTTTTCCAAACTACTTACTGGTGTTTTTGATAGTGCAAAAACAGGATTTGATATATCTATTGGATTGGTAGGAATGATGACGCTGTGGCTGGGCATTATGAAAATAGGAGAGCGGGCAGGCATGATTGATATTTTTGCACGTGCTGTACAGCCCTTTTTTAAAGTATTGTTTCCGGGTGTTCCCAAAGATCATCCTGCCAATGGCAGCGTGATGATGAATTTTTCCGCAAACATGCTGGGGCTGGATAACGCAGCCACTCCACTTGGGTTGAAGGCGATGAAAGAACTGCAGGAGATAAATCCTACTAAGGATACTGCCAGTAATGCCCAGGTAATGTTTTTGGTACTGAATACTGCAGGCATTACCATTATACCCACATCCGTTATTGCCATACGCCAGTCTATGGCTATAGAACAAGGATTGCAAGGTTTCAATGCTGCTGATATATTCCTGCCTACGCTCATCGTCACATTTATTTCGTTTGTGGCAGGGATGGCATTAGTAGCTTTTTACCAGCGTATCAATCTTTTCAAACTGCCGGTGCTGGTGTTTTTATTAGGCTTTGGTGGACTGATGGTAGGAGCATATACATGGCTTAAGCAGTTCCCGCCGGAGCAGATGGCCATATACATTGGCATGCTCGGAAGCCTCATCATCTTTTCTATTATCATTTCTTTCCTGGTGCTAGGTATGGTAAAGCGGGTAAACGTTTACGATGCATTTATAGAAGGCGCTAAAGAAGGTTTTGGTGTAGCCATTACCATCATTCCTTACCTGGTAGCTATACTGGTTGCCATCAGTGCGTTTCGCACAACAGGATGCATGGATTACCTGGTGCTTGGTATCGGTAATCTTGTTGCTGCTGTAGGTTTAAATACTGATTTTGTACCTGCCTTGCCCGTTGGTTTTATGAAGCCGCTTAGTGGCGGTGGCGCAAGAGGATTGATGGTAGATGTGATGAAAACATATGGTGTAGACAGTTTCCAGGGAAAGCTGGCCGCTATCATACAAGGATCTACTGAAACAACTTTTTATGTACTGGCTGTGTACTTCGGCAGCGTGAACATTAAAAAAGCCCGCCATGCCCTGGTGTGTGGATTATTTGCCGATTTTGTGGCACTGGTTGTTGCTATCATCATAGCTTATATGTTCTTCAAATGA
- a CDS encoding TonB-dependent receptor, with protein sequence MKHLLLFVVLLTTILQLALAQQQTVSGRVTNDQGEPVPYAVVMLRNTNRQTVADANGNFTIDASPGDVLQVTSVGLATTTITVTSASTVNITMQRSLAELGNVTVGTRSIRRTATETAAPVDVIPVTRVMNQLGQVDINQILQFVAPSFNSNKQSGADGSDHVDPATLRGLGPDQTLVLVNGKRRHQSSLVNIYGTRGRGNTGTDLNAIPAAAIERIEILREGASAQYGSDAIAGVINIVLKSSTNQLAANVMTGANITGYGSSLNSSKGKVIANTMDGEQVNANVNYGWSIKNNGFLNVTGDILTKAKTHRPNYTTLYPDSYRNQFGDMSLTNGSIYYNSLFPSTGSATFYSFGGLNLRRGDAFAWTRDAESERNVTAIYPNGFDPHIKSRITDGSLSFGVRNKFGEWNADFNATGGTNRFQYIVDQTLNASLEAASPRRFDAGGFQLSQYVLSANFTRSYSNVASGFNLAFGAEFRQEQYKIFAGEEGSYRTYGPVIFSINGNDTVYRPGGSQGFPGFQPKDETNSGRNNLGAYIDGELDVTRNFLITGAIRLENYSDFGFTHNYKLSTRVKLSPSVSWRSSVSTGFRAPSLPQINFSSTFTDVSAGAVVDKVIAPNNSIITQRVGIPPLKQERSVNIGTGFTARTKNFSLTVDGYYVSIKDRIVLTGAFDESDDKIGSILTSLNVGAAQFFTNAVDTRTKGIDLIATHFWPIGKGRLNTTLAGNVNDMEIRNVKTTNLLKGKEDVYFGVREQSFLLASAPKSKANLSFDYEVNKLNLLLRFNHFSSIHIRNWDDQLDHYSSRLTTDISVGYKATKNITITVGGSNIFDVYPTHQDPGLTESGGMWDAVQMGFGGAFYFARIGLKL encoded by the coding sequence ATGAAACACCTACTACTATTTGTCGTTTTACTGACGACCATTTTACAACTTGCATTGGCACAGCAACAAACGGTATCAGGCCGTGTGACAAACGACCAGGGCGAGCCGGTACCTTACGCTGTGGTGATGTTAAGAAATACCAACCGCCAAACAGTCGCCGATGCAAATGGCAACTTTACCATTGATGCTTCTCCCGGGGATGTATTGCAAGTAACATCCGTTGGACTGGCCACAACAACCATAACAGTTACCTCTGCCTCTACTGTGAACATTACAATGCAGCGCAGTCTTGCAGAACTTGGCAATGTAACTGTGGGTACACGCAGCATCCGCAGAACTGCCACAGAGACCGCAGCTCCTGTTGATGTCATTCCTGTAACACGTGTGATGAACCAACTTGGACAGGTAGATATCAACCAGATCCTGCAGTTCGTTGCACCATCATTTAATTCTAACAAACAAAGTGGCGCCGATGGATCAGACCATGTGGACCCGGCAACTTTGCGTGGATTGGGACCTGATCAAACATTGGTACTGGTAAACGGCAAACGCAGGCACCAAAGCTCGCTTGTAAATATTTATGGAACCCGAGGCCGCGGTAATACAGGAACTGATCTAAATGCTATACCAGCCGCAGCTATTGAACGTATAGAGATATTAAGAGAAGGAGCAAGTGCGCAATACGGATCAGACGCGATAGCAGGTGTTATCAATATCGTTTTAAAAAGCAGCACCAACCAACTTGCCGCAAATGTGATGACAGGTGCAAACATCACAGGCTATGGCAGCTCGCTGAACTCATCCAAAGGAAAGGTGATAGCAAATACCATGGACGGAGAACAAGTAAATGCAAACGTGAACTATGGCTGGAGCATCAAGAACAATGGCTTTTTGAATGTGACTGGAGATATATTAACGAAAGCAAAGACCCATCGTCCTAATTATACTACGCTGTACCCGGACAGCTACCGCAACCAGTTTGGTGACATGTCGCTCACTAATGGAAGTATCTATTACAACAGCCTCTTTCCTTCTACCGGAAGCGCCACCTTTTACAGCTTTGGTGGTCTTAACCTCAGGCGAGGTGATGCTTTTGCATGGACACGTGATGCTGAAAGCGAAAGAAATGTAACCGCTATTTATCCCAATGGCTTTGATCCGCATATCAAATCGAGAATAACAGATGGTTCACTGTCATTTGGAGTGCGCAATAAGTTTGGTGAGTGGAATGCAGACTTCAATGCTACCGGCGGCACCAACCGCTTTCAATATATAGTTGATCAAACTTTGAATGCTTCGCTTGAAGCTGCATCACCACGTCGTTTTGATGCTGGAGGCTTCCAGTTATCGCAGTATGTGTTAAGTGCCAATTTCACACGGTCGTATAGCAACGTAGCCAGCGGCTTCAACCTTGCATTTGGCGCAGAGTTCCGCCAGGAACAGTACAAAATTTTTGCAGGTGAAGAAGGAAGCTATAGAACATACGGCCCGGTTATCTTTAGCATCAATGGCAACGATACGGTTTACCGCCCAGGTGGATCACAAGGCTTCCCGGGTTTCCAACCAAAAGACGAGACCAACAGTGGACGTAACAACCTGGGTGCTTATATAGATGGCGAACTGGATGTTACCAGGAACTTCCTCATTACAGGAGCTATCCGTTTAGAAAACTATAGCGACTTTGGATTTACCCACAACTATAAGCTTTCTACACGAGTGAAATTATCACCTTCTGTTTCGTGGCGTTCATCCGTTAGCACAGGCTTCAGGGCACCGTCGCTACCACAGATCAATTTTAGTTCAACCTTTACTGATGTGTCCGCAGGTGCCGTGGTAGATAAAGTGATTGCTCCTAACAACAGCATCATTACACAGCGGGTAGGTATACCACCACTAAAACAGGAACGTTCTGTAAATATTGGAACAGGCTTCACTGCAAGAACAAAAAATTTCTCTCTTACTGTAGATGGTTATTATGTAAGCATCAAAGACAGGATAGTATTGACAGGCGCCTTTGATGAAAGTGATGATAAGATAGGCAGCATACTAACATCTCTTAATGTTGGTGCAGCACAGTTTTTTACCAATGCAGTGGATACTCGTACGAAGGGTATTGACCTGATAGCAACACACTTCTGGCCAATAGGCAAAGGAAGATTGAATACAACGTTGGCCGGCAATGTGAACGACATGGAGATCAGAAACGTAAAAACAACTAACCTGCTTAAAGGAAAAGAAGATGTTTATTTTGGCGTACGCGAACAGTCTTTCCTGTTGGCTTCAGCACCAAAGAGCAAGGCGAACCTTAGCTTCGACTATGAAGTAAACAAGCTAAACCTGCTGCTGCGTTTCAATCATTTTTCCAGCATACATATAAGAAACTGGGATGATCAACTCGATCATTACTCAAGCAGGTTGACTACAGATATTTCAGTTGGCTACAAAGCAACAAAAAACATTACCATTACCGTTGGTGGCAGCAACATATTTGATGTATACCCTACCCACCAGGACCCAGGTTTAACAGAAAGCGGTGGTATGTGGGATGCAGTGCAAATGGGATTTGGCGGAGCATTTTATTTTGCACGTATAGGACTGAAACTATAG